In one Buchnera aphidicola (Uroleucon sonchi) genomic region, the following are encoded:
- the lepB gene encoding signal peptidase I gives MANIFTIFLLISTIVTGIIWIIYRVKNIQIYYLNQKRIKNDHILLEKRLLSNNKTYFFQSLASFFPIFLIIFIVRSFIYEPFQIPSGSMMPTLLIGDFIIVEKFSYGIKEPITNKILINTYHPKRGDVAVFRHPDDHNTNYIKRIIGLPGDKIIYDSHKKHIHICVNYIHTKNCTKKLIIHYSKPKLSNFFQKIYFSDVNNDSIEQKKIYDLIRFNIVEENINTLKHDILLLNNINNPTTDYFQQKNLPKLTWIVPENKYFMMGDNRDNSLDSRYWGFVPEENLVGKAIKIWMSFDKNENEWPTGIRINRIGNIY, from the coding sequence ATGGCTAATATATTTACTATTTTTTTGTTAATTAGCACAATCGTGACAGGAATAATTTGGATTATTTATCGCGTTAAAAATATACAAATTTATTATTTAAATCAAAAAAGAATAAAAAATGATCATATATTGCTAGAAAAAAGATTATTATCAAATAATAAAACATATTTTTTTCAATCATTAGCATCATTTTTTCCAATTTTTTTGATTATATTTATTGTACGATCATTTATTTATGAACCATTTCAAATTCCATCAGGTTCTATGATGCCTACTCTTTTAATAGGAGATTTTATTATTGTAGAAAAATTTTCATACGGCATCAAAGAGCCTATTACGAATAAAATATTAATTAATACTTATCATCCGAAACGAGGTGATGTAGCAGTTTTTAGACATCCAGATGATCATAATACTAATTATATTAAAAGAATCATAGGTTTACCGGGAGATAAAATTATATATGATAGCCATAAAAAACATATACATATATGTGTTAATTATATACATACCAAAAATTGTACAAAAAAATTAATTATTCATTATTCTAAGCCTAAATTAAGTAATTTTTTTCAAAAAATATATTTTTCTGACGTAAATAATGATTCAATAGAACAAAAAAAAATATATGATTTAATACGTTTTAATATTGTTGAAGAAAATATTAATACTCTAAAACATGATATATTATTATTAAATAATATAAATAATCCAACAACAGATTATTTTCAGCAAAAAAATCTTCCAAAATTAACTTGGATTGTTCCAGAAAATAAATATTTTATGATGGGAGATAATCGTGATAATAGTTTAGATAGTCGTTATTGGGGTTTTGTACCTGAAGAAAACTTAGTAGGAAAAGCCATTAAAATATGGATGAGTTTTGATAAAAATGAAAATGAATGGCCGACTGGTATACGTATCAATCGAATTGGAAATATATATTAA
- the lepA gene encoding translation elongation factor 4, giving the protein MKNIRNFSIIAHIDHGKSTLSDRLIQICGGLSAREMSNQVLDSMELEKERGITIKARSVMISYQNQYNKIFNLNFIDTPGHVDFSYEVSRSLSACEGALLVVDSTQGVEAQTLANCYTALDMNIEIVPVLNKIDLPNSNPDKVCREIEDIIGISALDAIRCSSKTGEGIIELIERIITDIPAPNGLINAPLQALIIDSWFDNYLGIVSLIRIKNGTLFQKDQIQVMSTGHNYFVEKLGVFTPKKVYRSQLNCGEVGWIVCGIKNIEAFSVGDTLTKTNNPANKMLQGFKKIKPQIYAGLFPLRSDQYETFRDALSKLSLNDSSLFYEPENSSALGFGFRCGFLGLLHMEIVQERLEREYSLDLISTAPTVIYKIKLINGKNIYLDSPAHFPDINKIQEIQEPIVECNILLPTQFIGSVIKLCVQKRGIQINMIYHTHQVLLTYNIPMNEVVLNFFDELKSISRGYASLEYDFKCFQTTKIVKIDIFINAEKVDALTMLSYYKNAQYRAREIVNKIQTLIPRHQFDIVIQASINNSIVTRATVKQLRKNVLSKCYGGDISRKKKLLKKQKEGKKRMKQIGNVNVPKTIFFDILNTQKK; this is encoded by the coding sequence GCATTACGATCAAAGCACGCAGTGTTATGATTAGTTATCAAAATCAATATAATAAAATTTTTAATTTAAATTTTATTGATACACCTGGTCATGTAGATTTTTCTTATGAAGTTTCTAGATCATTATCTGCATGTGAAGGAGCTCTTTTAGTTGTTGATTCTACTCAAGGAGTAGAAGCACAAACATTAGCAAATTGTTATACTGCATTAGATATGAATATTGAAATTGTACCAGTATTAAATAAAATTGATTTACCTAATTCAAATCCAGATAAGGTATGTAGAGAAATAGAAGATATTATAGGTATATCTGCCTTAGATGCAATTAGGTGCTCATCTAAGACAGGAGAAGGGATAATAGAACTAATAGAACGTATTATTACTGACATTCCTGCGCCAAATGGTTTAATCAATGCGCCTCTACAAGCATTAATAATTGATTCATGGTTTGATAATTATTTAGGTATAGTATCATTAATCAGAATTAAAAACGGCACTTTGTTTCAGAAAGATCAAATTCAAGTAATGAGTACAGGACATAATTATTTTGTTGAAAAATTAGGAGTTTTTACCCCGAAAAAAGTTTATAGATCTCAATTAAACTGTGGTGAAGTAGGGTGGATTGTTTGTGGTATAAAAAATATTGAAGCATTTTCTGTTGGAGATACATTAACAAAAACAAATAATCCTGCAAATAAAATGTTACAAGGGTTTAAAAAAATTAAACCTCAAATATATGCTGGTTTATTTCCTCTCAGATCTGATCAATATGAAACATTTCGAGATGCATTAAGTAAGCTTAGTTTAAATGATTCATCATTATTTTATGAACCAGAGAACTCTTCAGCTCTTGGTTTCGGATTTAGATGTGGATTTTTAGGTTTGTTACATATGGAAATAGTTCAAGAACGTTTAGAACGAGAATATTCTCTTGATTTAATTTCTACTGCACCAACAGTTATTTATAAAATAAAATTAATTAATGGAAAAAATATTTATTTAGATAGTCCTGCTCATTTTCCTGATATAAATAAAATACAAGAAATTCAAGAACCTATAGTTGAATGCAATATTTTGCTTCCTACTCAATTCATTGGATCAGTAATAAAATTATGTGTTCAAAAAAGAGGCATTCAGATAAATATGATTTATCATACACATCAAGTATTATTAACATATAATATTCCTATGAATGAAGTAGTGCTAAATTTTTTTGATGAATTAAAATCTATATCGCGTGGATATGCTTCATTAGAATATGATTTTAAGTGTTTTCAAACTACAAAAATAGTAAAAATAGATATTTTTATAAATGCAGAAAAAGTAGATGCATTAACAATGTTATCATATTATAAAAACGCACAATATCGTGCACGAGAAATAGTAAATAAAATTCAAACATTAATACCTAGGCATCAATTTGATATTGTTATTCAAGCTTCTATTAATAATTCTATTGTTACTCGTGCAACAGTTAAACAATTAAGAAAAAATGTATTATCAAAATGTTATGGAGGTGATATTAGCAGAAAGAAAAAATTATTAAAAAAACAAAAAGAAGGGAAGAAGAGAATGAAACAAATAGGTAATGTAAACGTTCCTAAAACAATATTTTTTGATATTTTAAATACTCAAAAAAAATAA